A region from the Mustela erminea isolate mMusErm1 chromosome 2, mMusErm1.Pri, whole genome shotgun sequence genome encodes:
- the LAP3 gene encoding cytosol aminopeptidase yields MFLLPLPAAGRVVLRRLGVKHFWARGLAAADMTKGLVLGIYSKDKEDDVPQFTSAGENFDKLVSGKLREILNISGPPLKAGKTRTFYGLHEDFPSVVVVGLGRKAAGVDDQENWHEGKENIRVAVAAGCRQVQDLEISSVEVDPCGDAQAAAEGAVLGLYEYDDLKQKKKVLVSAKLHGSGDQEAWQKGVLFASGQNLARHLMETPANEMTPTKFAEIIEKNLKSASSKTEVHIRPKSWIEEQEMGSFLSVAKGSDEPPVFLEIHYKGSPNASEAPLVFVGKGITFDSGGISIKASANMDLMRADMGGAATICSAIVSAAKLNLPINIIGLAPLCENMPSGRANKPGDVVKAKNGKTIQVDNTDAEGRLILADALCYAHTFNPKIIINAATLTGAMDIALGSGATGVFTNSSWLWNKLFEASIETGDRVWRMPLFEHYTRQVVDCQLADVNNIGKYRSAGACTAAAFLKEFVTHPKWAHLDIAGVMTNKDEVPYLRKGMTGRPTRTLIEFLLRFSQNSA; encoded by the exons gGTCTTGTTTTAGGAATCTATAGTAAAGACAAAGAAGATGATGTGCCACAGTTTACGAGCGCAGGAGAGAATTTCGATAAATTGGTGTCTGGAAAGTTGAGAGAAATTTTGAACAT ATCTGGACCTCCTCTGAAAGCAGGCAAAACCCGAACCTTTTATGGTCTGCATGAG GACTTCCCCAGCGTGGTGGTGGTCGGCCTCGGCAGAAAGGCAGCTGGAGTCGATGACCAGGAAAACTGGCatgaaggcaaagaaaacatCAGAGTCGCTGTTGCAG CGGGGTGCAGGCAGGTTCAAGACCTGGAAATCTCTTCTGTGGAGGTGGATCCCTGTGGAGATGCCCAGGCGGCTGCGGAAGGAGCAGTGCTTGGTCTCTACGAGTATGATGACCTAAAGCAGAAGAAGAAGGTTCTTGTATCTGCGAAGCTCCACGGAAG TGGGGACCAGGAGGCCTGGCAGAAGGGTGTCCTCTTTGCTTCTGGGCAGAACTTGGCACGCCACTTGATGGAGACTCCAGCCAATGAGATGACGCCAACTAAATTTGCTGAAATTATTGAGAAGAATCTCAAAAGTGCTAGTAGTAAAACAGAGGTCCACATCAG ACCCAAATCTTGGATTGAGGAACAGGAAATGGGATCATTCCTGAGTGTGGCCAAAGGATCTGATGAGCCTCCTGTCTTCTTGGAAATTCACTACAAAGGCAGCCCCAATGCAAGCGAAGCACCACTGGTGTTCGTTGGGAAGGGAATTACCTTTGACAG TGGTGGCATCTCCATCAAGGCCTCTGCAAATATGGACCTCATGAGGGCAGACATGGGAGGAGCTGCCACAATCTGTTCGGCCATTGTGTCTGCTGCCAAGCTGAACCTGCCCATTAACATCATAG GTTTGGCCCCTCTTTGTGAAAATATGCCCAGTGGTAGAGCGAACAAGCCTGGCGATGTCGTCAAAGCCAAGAATGGGAAGACCATACAG GTTGATAACACCGATGCTGAGGGGAGGCTTATTCTGGCTGATGCCCTTTGTTATGCACACACCTTTAACCCAAAGATCATCATAAATGCCGCCACCCTGACAG GTGCCATGGACATAGCCTTGGGGTCTGGTGCCACTGGGGTCTTTACCAATTCGTCCTGGCTGTGGAACAAACTATTTGAG GCCAGTATTGAAACAGGGGACCGTGTCTGGAGGATGCCTCTCTTTGAACATTATACGAGACAAGTTGTAGATTGCCAACTTGCTGATGTTAATAACATTGGAAAATACAG gTCTGCAGGAGCATGTACAGCTGCAGCATTCCTGAAAGAATTTGTGACTCATCCTAAGTGGGCACATTTAGATATAGCAGGTGTGATGACCAACAAAGATGAGGTTCCATATCTGCGGAAGGGCATGACTGGGAGGCCCACAAGGACCCTGATAGAATTCTTGCTTCGGTTCAGTCAAAACAGTGCTTAG
- the MED28 gene encoding mediator of RNA polymerase II transcription subunit 28 → MAAPLGGMFSGQPPGHPGDSRGQASLLQAAPGPPRTSNSTLVDELESSFEACFASLVSQDYVNGTDQEEIRTGVDQCIQKFLDIARQTECFFLQKRLQLSVQKPEQVIKEDVSELRNELQRKDALVQKHLTKLRHWQQVLEDINVQHKKPAEIPQGSLAYLEQASANIPAPMKQT, encoded by the exons ATGGCGGCTCCACTGGGAGGTATGTTCTCCGGGCAGCCACCTGGACACCCCGGGGACTCCAGGGGCCAAGCTTCGCTTCTTCAGGCCGCGCCAGGCCCTCCGAGAACTTCTAACAGCACCTTGGTGGATGAGTTGGAGTCTTCTTTTGAG GCTTGCTTTGCTTCTCTTGTGAGTCAGGACTATGTCAATGGCACGGATCAGGAAGAAATTAGAACTG GTGTTGATCAGTGTATCCAGAAATTTCTGGATATTGCAAGACAGACGGAATGTTTTTTCCTACAGAAAAGATTGCAGTTATCTGTCCAGAAACCAGAGCAAGTTATCAAAGAG GATGTCTCGGAACTAAGGAATGAGTTACAACGGAAAGATGCTCTGGTCCAGAAGCACTTGACAAAACTGAGGCATTGGCAGCAGGTGCTGGAAGACATCAACGTGCAGCACAAAAAGCCAGCTGAGATCCCTCAGGGCTCCTTGGCCTACCTCGAGCAGGCATCAGCTAATATCCCTGCACCAATGAAGCAAACCTGA